In the Maribacter sp. MJ134 genome, one interval contains:
- a CDS encoding alanine dehydrogenase, protein MNQPTSPFSKQQLLPQEETLEVLKQKGELFIGLPKENQYQEKRICLTPDAVNAITANGHRVLIESGAGKGANFSDVDYTNAGGEITKDTKKVFSCPLLLKVEPPTLAEIEIINPQTTIISALQIKTQDKTYFEELARKRITAIAFEYIRDDDGKYPAVRSLSEIAGISSVLIAAELMAASNKGNGLMFGNISGVPPVEVVIIGAGTVGEFAARSAIGLGANIKIFDNSITKLRNIQTNLKQTVYTSTIQPKNLLKALKRCDVAIGATRGKGRSPVIVNNTMVEHMKKGAVIIDVSIDTGGCFETSEVTDHNKPTIEKYGVVHYGVPNIPARYPKTASVSISNIFTPYLLKIGEDGGLENSLRFDKGLRNGLYMYHGILTNKSVGEWFDLQYSDINFLIF, encoded by the coding sequence ATGAATCAACCAACTTCTCCCTTTAGCAAACAACAATTACTACCACAAGAAGAAACCTTAGAGGTTTTAAAGCAAAAAGGAGAACTATTCATAGGATTACCCAAAGAAAATCAATATCAAGAAAAACGTATTTGCCTTACTCCGGATGCAGTGAACGCCATTACCGCTAACGGGCATCGTGTACTTATAGAATCCGGTGCGGGTAAGGGTGCTAATTTTTCGGACGTAGACTATACCAATGCTGGAGGTGAAATTACCAAAGACACTAAAAAGGTTTTTTCATGTCCCTTACTGTTAAAGGTGGAGCCTCCTACCCTGGCGGAAATAGAAATCATTAATCCGCAGACCACAATCATTTCTGCGCTACAGATAAAAACCCAGGATAAGACCTATTTTGAAGAGCTTGCCAGAAAACGGATTACGGCCATAGCTTTTGAATATATTCGTGATGATGACGGTAAATATCCTGCCGTGCGTTCCCTAAGTGAAATAGCAGGTATTTCCTCCGTGCTTATTGCAGCAGAACTTATGGCCGCAAGTAACAAAGGAAACGGACTTATGTTCGGTAACATTAGCGGTGTACCACCAGTGGAAGTAGTCATCATTGGTGCGGGAACCGTTGGGGAATTTGCAGCACGTTCTGCAATTGGTCTTGGAGCGAATATCAAAATATTCGATAATTCCATAACCAAACTCCGAAATATACAGACCAACCTAAAACAAACGGTCTATACGAGCACTATACAGCCTAAAAACTTATTAAAAGCCTTAAAACGATGCGATGTAGCAATCGGTGCCACTAGAGGAAAAGGGAGGTCACCGGTTATTGTTAACAATACCATGGTCGAACATATGAAAAAAGGTGCCGTCATCATTGATGTTAGTATCGATACCGGTGGTTGCTTTGAAACTAGTGAGGTAACGGACCATAACAAACCAACAATAGAAAAATACGGTGTTGTACATTACGGCGTACCCAACATTCCGGCGCGCTACCCCAAGACCGCATCGGTTTCCATTAGCAACATTTTCACTCCCTACCTACTTAAAATAGGCGAAGACGGCGGATTGGAAAATTCCCTGCGTTTTGACAAAGGGCTACGAAACGGATTGTATATGTACCATGGAATTTTGACCAATAAATCTGTCGGAGAGTGGTTTGACCTGCAGTACAGTGATATTAATTTCCTTATTTTTTAG
- a CDS encoding DUF4258 domain-containing protein, whose amino-acid sequence MAFIKRLGFYLFGMSIGLVFLAMFFKKKSAETGVYFCYLPNCRTLKDIRSKPFYYSDEVQTMLANKRIDTLAIRYILTEGDVDFGSSDTKSANCKTYIVEGSYAKKELTLQVKNCKDKATIESIKPTMQ is encoded by the coding sequence ATGGCATTCATTAAACGTTTAGGATTTTACTTATTTGGAATGTCCATAGGACTCGTATTCTTAGCCATGTTCTTTAAAAAGAAATCAGCCGAAACAGGCGTTTATTTCTGTTACCTTCCAAATTGTAGAACATTAAAGGATATCAGGTCCAAACCATTCTACTACTCCGATGAGGTGCAGACAATGCTTGCAAATAAGCGTATAGACACCTTGGCTATACGATATATCCTTACAGAGGGAGATGTAGATTTTGGTAGTAGTGATACAAAATCCGCCAACTGTAAGACCTATATCGTAGAGGGTTCATACGCCAAGAAAGAATTGACTTTACAAGTGAAAAATTGCAAGGATAAAGCCACTATCGAGTCCATTAAACCCACTATGCAGTAA
- a CDS encoding proline dehydrogenase family protein, whose product MNPIFENTATAFSLKTDSELERAYFLFKMIANEPLVKMGTLMTNFAIRAKLPVEGLIRATVFDHFCGGINEEDCLPVVDRMWEKKVCSVLDYSVEGKEEEDPFDNATRIILKILDFVKEKEAIPFAVFKPTGFGRFALYQKISEQKELSDTEKAEWQRVVKRFDQVCKKAYDLDVALLIDGEESWMQDAADDLVEEMMQKYNKEKAVVFNTLQMYRWDRLPYLKELQKRAQEKGFKIGVKVVRGAYMEKENERAKEKGYPTPICESKLATDINFDETVAYIIENLDIISIFSGTHNEESCYKLIELMDKNGIAKNNNGVWFGQLYGMSDHISFNLAANGYNVAKYLPFGPVRDVMPYLIRRAEENTSVAGQTTRELSLLKKERKRRKI is encoded by the coding sequence ATGAACCCAATTTTTGAGAATACCGCAACAGCATTTTCGTTAAAAACCGATTCTGAACTTGAACGGGCCTATTTCCTTTTTAAAATGATTGCCAATGAACCATTGGTGAAGATGGGCACATTGATGACAAATTTTGCCATAAGGGCCAAACTCCCTGTAGAAGGACTCATTCGTGCTACTGTTTTTGACCATTTTTGCGGGGGTATCAATGAGGAAGATTGCTTGCCCGTGGTCGATAGAATGTGGGAGAAAAAAGTATGCTCGGTACTCGATTATTCGGTTGAGGGTAAGGAGGAAGAAGACCCGTTTGACAATGCTACCCGAATTATTTTAAAGATTCTGGATTTTGTCAAAGAAAAGGAAGCAATCCCCTTTGCCGTTTTTAAGCCTACGGGGTTCGGGAGGTTTGCGCTATATCAAAAGATTAGTGAGCAAAAAGAATTGTCCGATACCGAGAAGGCGGAATGGCAACGTGTGGTCAAAAGATTTGATCAGGTGTGCAAGAAGGCATATGACCTTGATGTAGCATTATTGATAGACGGTGAAGAGAGTTGGATGCAGGATGCGGCGGACGATTTGGTAGAAGAAATGATGCAGAAGTACAACAAAGAAAAAGCTGTAGTTTTCAATACATTACAGATGTACCGATGGGATAGACTGCCCTATCTAAAAGAACTTCAGAAAAGAGCACAGGAAAAAGGATTTAAGATAGGGGTCAAAGTGGTTCGGGGCGCCTATATGGAAAAGGAGAACGAAAGAGCGAAAGAAAAAGGATACCCTACGCCTATATGCGAATCTAAATTGGCAACGGATATTAATTTTGATGAGACCGTAGCCTATATTATTGAAAATTTAGATATCATTTCCATTTTCTCGGGCACCCATAATGAAGAAAGTTGTTACAAGCTTATTGAACTTATGGATAAAAACGGAATAGCGAAGAACAACAACGGTGTTTGGTTTGGGCAATTATATGGTATGAGCGATCATATTTCGTTTAATCTGGCCGCCAATGGTTATAACGTCGCTAAATATTTGCCTTTTGGTCCTGTACGTGATGTGATGCCCTATTTAATACGAAGAGCGGAAGAGAACACTTCTGTTGCAGGGCAGACCACAAGAGAGTTGTCCTTATTAAAAAAGGAGCGTAAAAGAAGAAAGATATAG
- the aroB gene encoding 3-dehydroquinate synthase — protein MHSIVSDSYAVHFNENAYQALNGHLEEMAYSIIFLLVDENTHELCYPNFMSRIQGDYHFEIIEIESGEINKNIETCVGVWEALSELGADRKSIVINLGGGVLTDLGGFVASTFKRGIHFINVPTTLLSMVDASVGGKTGVDLGTLKNQVGVINQPEMVLVITDFLDTLEVRQMKSGFSEMLKHGLIQDNMYWDKLRGISELEEMKNHIYPSVVIKNNIVLQDPTEQHIRKVLNYGHTLGHAIESYFLENKEKKSLLHGEAIAIGMILEAYLSNRLTGLQTSELEEIKTTFLKTFAKVSISNEDIDAILELMKYDKKNSHGKINFVLLKGIGEAVIDVQIPTELFKDAFAYYME, from the coding sequence ATGCACTCTATAGTATCAGATTCTTATGCGGTTCATTTTAACGAAAATGCGTACCAAGCATTAAATGGACATCTTGAAGAAATGGCGTATTCCATCATCTTTCTTCTTGTGGATGAAAACACGCATGAGTTATGCTATCCCAATTTCATGTCTCGCATCCAAGGCGACTATCATTTTGAAATTATTGAAATAGAATCCGGCGAAATCAATAAGAACATAGAAACCTGTGTAGGGGTTTGGGAAGCACTTTCTGAATTAGGGGCCGACCGTAAAAGTATAGTCATTAACCTTGGTGGCGGGGTATTGACCGATTTAGGAGGCTTTGTTGCATCGACCTTTAAAAGAGGTATCCATTTTATAAATGTACCTACTACCTTGTTGTCCATGGTAGACGCCTCTGTTGGCGGCAAAACAGGTGTAGATTTGGGTACACTTAAAAATCAAGTAGGGGTGATTAATCAGCCTGAAATGGTCCTTGTTATCACAGATTTTTTGGACACCTTGGAAGTGCGGCAAATGAAAAGTGGTTTTTCCGAAATGCTGAAGCACGGACTTATTCAAGACAACATGTACTGGGACAAATTAAGAGGGATTTCCGAGTTGGAGGAAATGAAGAACCATATTTATCCTTCGGTAGTTATCAAAAATAATATAGTCCTTCAAGATCCTACTGAACAGCACATTCGTAAAGTTTTGAATTATGGGCATACCTTGGGGCATGCTATAGAATCCTATTTTTTAGAGAACAAAGAGAAAAAGAGTCTACTGCATGGCGAGGCCATTGCTATTGGGATGATTTTGGAAGCCTACCTGTCCAATCGCTTGACAGGCTTACAGACTTCTGAATTGGAAGAAATTAAGACCACGTTCTTAAAAACATTTGCAAAAGTGTCTATTTCGAACGAGGATATCGATGCGATATTGGAGCTAATGAAATACGATAAGAAAAATTCTCATGGTAAGATCAATTTCGTGTTATTGAAAGGAATAGGAGAAGCGGTAATAGACGTACAAATTCCTACAGAATTATTTAAAGATGCATTCGCATACTACATGGAATAA
- a CDS encoding DinB family protein, translated as MKKSELGAEEFNHFYATYLNTLGDVDLNEALLKGRDWFTNFLSELPEEKLQHRYATGKWTIAEVLLHLIDTERIFQYRAFRFSRNDMTALPGFEQDGYVLESESEKRSKEDIHKEYLTVRNATITLFEQMSNKKLKRVGTASNMPWSVAALGFVISGHQKHHANIITERYL; from the coding sequence ATGAAAAAATCAGAATTAGGTGCCGAAGAGTTCAATCATTTCTATGCAACTTATCTCAATACGCTGGGTGATGTTGACCTTAATGAGGCACTTTTAAAGGGCAGGGATTGGTTTACGAATTTTTTAAGCGAACTCCCCGAGGAAAAATTGCAGCATCGTTATGCTACTGGAAAATGGACTATTGCAGAAGTTTTACTACATCTAATAGATACGGAAAGGATATTTCAATATAGGGCATTTCGTTTCTCTAGGAACGATATGACTGCGTTACCTGGCTTTGAACAGGATGGATATGTGTTGGAAAGTGAAAGCGAAAAAAGAAGTAAAGAAGATATCCATAAGGAATATTTGACCGTAAGGAACGCTACGATTACACTTTTTGAGCAAATGAGTAATAAAAAACTGAAGCGAGTAGGAACCGCTAGTAATATGCCATGGAGTGTTGCGGCATTAGGTTTTGTTATTAGCGGACACCAAAAACATCATGCCAATATTATAACGGAAAGATATTTGTAA
- a CDS encoding Lrp/AsnC family transcriptional regulator has product MGKVKLDEIDHQILDMLIDNTRTPFTDIAKKLLISAGTVHVRVKKMEEAGIIKGSSLTLDYVKLGYAFIAYVGIFLEKTHQTKFVLERLNQIPNVTIAHITTGKFNIFCKIRAKDTTHAKNIIFKIDDIDGISRTETMISLEESFNDKKRLMHTIFNEL; this is encoded by the coding sequence ATGGGTAAGGTTAAATTGGATGAGATAGATCACCAGATATTAGATATGTTAATTGATAATACGAGAACTCCTTTTACGGATATCGCTAAAAAACTATTAATATCAGCAGGTACGGTGCATGTTCGTGTAAAAAAGATGGAAGAGGCCGGTATTATTAAAGGTTCTTCCCTTACGTTGGACTATGTAAAGCTAGGTTATGCATTTATAGCCTATGTAGGTATATTTTTGGAGAAAACGCATCAAACCAAATTTGTTTTGGAACGTTTAAATCAAATCCCCAACGTTACCATTGCACACATAACCACAGGTAAATTCAACATTTTTTGCAAAATAAGAGCTAAAGATACCACACATGCTAAAAATATCATTTTTAAGATTGATGATATTGACGGTATCAGCAGAACGGAAACAATGATTTCCTTGGAAGAAAGCTTCAACGATAAAAAACGATTGATGCACACAATATTCAATGAATTGTAA
- a CDS encoding M14 metallopeptidase family protein yields MILSDKEYSKVKVTTITGRYITNEHIQEFLNGLPAYFKIQDIGLSVQKKTIQSITFGTGPKRILMWSQMHGNESTTTKAVLDFLNCIQLQIDGASRLLEECTFKMIPILNPDGAKAYTRVNANGVDLNRDAQELSQPESQLLRKEYEQFAPHYCFNLHDQRTIFNVGDTKLPATVSFLAPAFDVGRNISSSREISMLLIAAMNKTLQKLIPGQVGRYDDGFNPNCVGDAFQMSNTPTVLFEAGHFYNDYKREETRKFIFLALLTAVHAIAEDTFNSYTIADYSKIPDNNKFYCDILIKNAGILEGTPSKTNTRYVLYKEVLENGNISFEPKLMTAEDSKDVRFGHITKDCNMTEDLQWLADNGILRLIK; encoded by the coding sequence ATGATACTATCAGATAAGGAATACTCCAAAGTTAAGGTAACCACAATTACCGGTCGGTATATAACAAACGAGCATATTCAAGAATTCTTAAACGGGCTACCGGCCTATTTCAAGATACAGGACATCGGTTTGTCAGTTCAAAAGAAAACTATTCAAAGTATCACTTTTGGTACGGGACCAAAACGTATTTTAATGTGGTCACAGATGCATGGGAACGAATCAACGACCACAAAAGCTGTTCTGGACTTTTTGAATTGTATTCAGCTTCAAATAGATGGAGCATCTAGACTTTTGGAAGAATGTACTTTTAAAATGATACCCATATTAAATCCGGACGGGGCTAAAGCCTATACGCGGGTTAATGCCAATGGGGTGGACCTAAACAGGGATGCACAAGAATTATCACAACCAGAAAGTCAACTCCTGCGAAAGGAGTATGAGCAATTTGCACCTCATTATTGTTTTAATCTGCACGATCAACGTACAATCTTTAATGTTGGGGATACCAAATTACCGGCTACCGTTTCCTTTTTAGCCCCTGCTTTTGATGTGGGTCGCAATATTTCGAGCTCAAGAGAAATTAGTATGCTTCTTATAGCTGCGATGAATAAAACCCTACAAAAGCTTATACCAGGTCAAGTGGGCAGGTATGATGACGGATTCAACCCTAATTGTGTTGGAGATGCTTTTCAGATGTCCAATACACCTACTGTGCTTTTTGAGGCCGGGCATTTTTACAATGATTATAAGCGAGAAGAGACCAGGAAGTTTATCTTTTTAGCCCTACTTACCGCAGTGCATGCCATTGCCGAGGATACGTTCAACTCATATACTATAGCAGATTACAGCAAAATCCCTGATAATAATAAGTTCTATTGTGATATTCTCATTAAAAATGCAGGTATTCTAGAAGGTACGCCTTCCAAGACCAACACTAGATATGTATTGTATAAAGAGGTTCTAGAAAACGGTAATATCTCGTTTGAACCTAAGCTCATGACAGCAGAAGACTCGAAAGATGTGCGGTTTGGGCACATAACCAAAGATTGTAACATGACGGAAGATTTACAATGGTTGGCGGATAATGGCATACTTCGATTGATAAAATGA
- a CDS encoding helix-turn-helix transcriptional regulator has translation MEIKEIVHRIENVMAHYDLSPATFADTIGVQRSSISHLLKGRNKPSLDFVLKVKTAFPDININWLIFGQGNLVDDEHQEKEKTMRLSSPTKRLDAVASDEKKIDYIVIFYTDGTFKSHKEV, from the coding sequence ATGGAAATAAAAGAGATTGTACATAGGATAGAGAATGTCATGGCGCACTATGATTTATCCCCAGCAACGTTTGCGGATACGATTGGCGTACAACGATCTAGTATTTCGCATTTATTGAAAGGTCGTAATAAGCCTAGTTTAGACTTTGTACTAAAGGTCAAGACCGCCTTCCCCGATATCAATATCAACTGGCTGATATTTGGTCAGGGTAATCTTGTGGATGACGAGCATCAGGAAAAGGAAAAAACAATGAGATTATCCTCCCCTACAAAAAGATTGGATGCAGTAGCTTCAGACGAGAAAAAGATTGATTATATTGTCATTTTTTATACTGACGGCACTTTTAAGTCGCACAAGGAAGTCTAA
- a CDS encoding TerC family protein, whose product MLEIFTSPDAWIALLTLTFLEIVLGIDNIIFISIAAGKLEESQRKKATNIGLVLAMVMRIVLLFGISMLTAMKKPFWVIDGDWITGGISGQSVILFAGGLFLLYKSTKEIHEKVEDRGHDEREVTNARGNTLTKAIIQITVINIVFSFDSILTAIGMTNGISPNPNDALILMIIAVVISVVIMMLFANPVGDFVNRHPSVQILGLSFLILIGFMLIAEAAHLSHLIVFGNEVGVIPKGYLYFAIAFSLMVEFFDLRTKKNKKNS is encoded by the coding sequence ATGCTTGAAATTTTCACTAGCCCGGATGCGTGGATCGCATTATTGACATTGACCTTTCTTGAAATTGTTCTTGGTATAGATAATATAATCTTCATTTCCATTGCGGCGGGAAAACTAGAAGAAAGTCAACGTAAAAAAGCCACCAACATAGGTCTTGTGCTCGCCATGGTGATGCGTATTGTGTTATTATTCGGAATTTCGATGCTCACTGCTATGAAAAAACCGTTCTGGGTCATTGATGGAGATTGGATTACCGGTGGCATCAGTGGACAGTCCGTCATATTGTTTGCCGGTGGTCTGTTCTTATTGTACAAAAGCACAAAGGAAATCCATGAAAAAGTAGAAGACCGGGGTCATGACGAGAGAGAAGTGACCAATGCCAGAGGCAATACCCTAACAAAAGCTATTATACAAATCACCGTAATTAATATCGTATTCTCTTTCGATTCTATTTTGACCGCCATTGGAATGACTAACGGTATATCACCAAACCCAAATGACGCCCTAATTCTAATGATAATAGCCGTAGTGATCTCCGTTGTCATTATGATGCTCTTCGCTAATCCCGTTGGTGATTTCGTGAACAGACATCCCTCAGTTCAGATTTTAGGACTATCCTTCTTAATATTGATTGGGTTTATGCTCATCGCAGAGGCTGCACATTTAAGTCACCTGATTGTTTTTGGAAACGAAGTGGGTGTCATCCCAAAAGGATACCTTTATTTTGCAATAGCCTTCTCCTTAATGGTTGAATTCTTTGATTTACGGACGAAGAAAAACAAGAAGAACTCTTAG
- a CDS encoding sterol desaturase family protein translates to MDLTNPLIYGVPCFIALILLELTYSHTHGDEDLYVWKDLMASGAMGIGSAILGPLIKLTVLIVVFNFTYELFNPLVDGVRTNIMGYESFGYAWYVFVLCQLADDFTYYWFHRANHEIRVLWAAHIVHHSSDHFNLGTAIRNGWFTLLYKPFFYMWMPAVGFPVEVVIFALAIESFWQFQLHSKYVPKMGWVEKIFNTHTMHQVHHSQNVEYLDKNHGGFLNIFDKIFGTWKELDDDVDVKFGVIHAPQSYNPLVILTHEFKDIWADVKKVDKLSHKLMYIFGPPGWSHDGSTMTVKQQQRLFNKQKAENPEMAFSRPN, encoded by the coding sequence ATGGATTTAACAAACCCCCTCATTTACGGAGTACCCTGTTTTATAGCCCTTATTTTATTAGAATTAACCTATAGTCATACTCATGGCGATGAAGATCTCTATGTTTGGAAAGATCTTATGGCCAGCGGTGCAATGGGCATTGGTTCTGCTATCTTAGGTCCGTTGATTAAGCTTACGGTACTTATCGTTGTTTTCAATTTTACGTATGAATTATTTAATCCTTTAGTAGATGGTGTTCGCACCAATATCATGGGTTATGAGTCTTTTGGTTACGCATGGTACGTTTTTGTATTGTGTCAGCTGGCCGATGACTTTACCTATTATTGGTTCCATAGGGCCAACCATGAAATCCGTGTGCTGTGGGCGGCGCACATTGTGCACCATTCTTCTGATCATTTTAATTTAGGTACCGCCATACGAAATGGCTGGTTTACTTTACTATATAAGCCATTCTTTTACATGTGGATGCCTGCTGTCGGTTTCCCTGTAGAGGTAGTTATATTTGCCCTGGCGATAGAGTCTTTTTGGCAGTTTCAGTTACATTCTAAATACGTTCCTAAAATGGGCTGGGTGGAGAAAATTTTCAATACACATACCATGCATCAAGTGCATCATTCTCAAAACGTAGAATATCTTGACAAAAATCATGGTGGATTCCTCAATATCTTCGATAAGATATTTGGTACTTGGAAAGAATTGGATGATGACGTAGATGTAAAGTTTGGTGTTATCCATGCTCCTCAATCCTATAATCCCTTGGTAATTCTAACACACGAATTCAAGGATATTTGGGCAGATGTAAAAAAGGTAGATAAGCTTTCCCACAAATTGATGTATATTTTTGGCCCTCCAGGTTGGAGCCATGACGGTAGTACCATGACCGTAAAACAACAGCAACGACTATTCAATAAGCAAAAAGCAGAGAATCCTGAAATGGCGTTTAGTAGACCCAATTAA
- the mscL gene encoding large-conductance mechanosensitive channel protein MscL gives MKKLFQDFKNFAVKGNMIDMAIGIIIGTAFNNVVNTLVKKVVMPPLSLLTDDVNLINKKWVLRVASEGVEEVAIGYGEFLEVLIDFSIIAFTIFIVLKFINKFKNKAEDPENKEVETPKQIQLLSNLEKLMKEQNQILQNRKDL, from the coding sequence ATGAAAAAGCTTTTTCAGGACTTTAAGAATTTTGCGGTCAAAGGTAATATGATAGATATGGCTATCGGTATTATCATAGGTACTGCATTCAATAATGTAGTCAACACCTTGGTGAAAAAAGTGGTCATGCCACCCCTGTCTTTGTTGACGGACGATGTTAATCTAATCAACAAAAAATGGGTTTTAAGGGTTGCATCGGAAGGTGTTGAAGAGGTGGCAATAGGCTATGGTGAATTTTTGGAGGTGCTTATTGATTTTTCTATTATCGCTTTTACCATTTTCATTGTGCTTAAATTCATCAACAAATTCAAGAACAAGGCAGAAGATCCTGAGAATAAAGAAGTTGAAACCCCTAAACAGATTCAGCTTTTATCTAATCTGGAGAAGCTAATGAAGGAGCAGAACCAAATTTTACAAAATAGAAAAGACCTATGA